One part of the Carassius gibelio isolate Cgi1373 ecotype wild population from Czech Republic chromosome B6, carGib1.2-hapl.c, whole genome shotgun sequence genome encodes these proteins:
- the mych gene encoding myelocytomatosis oncogene homolog, whose amino-acid sequence MLQACSPPHDWLCDSEPLLFDDEFCLSLMKDLQSIPTPPQSPPMKAGLAKNLSTVDQLELVSELLIEDSDFLQLDWNFTGSGSAADSDPLSEDCLWQSDKPNEDKLSAVLSTSPLLSDIDTEIFAEIVGSTLDCHSVALACQALESEDLPLDSQEQIESTSDYGSLSTEGESSTSDSEEEIDVVTVRRSNTRSQHQQQLEDSRREQQRALKRCHFEIQQQHNYAAPRPASPPPPPSPLKRSRGSGDSHRSAQSTGRSRSLASRQGVDTEDEEERRRTHNVMERQRRNELKNCFLRLRDNVPELSNNDKASKVVILKRAKESIRNLEADNQRLKQKREKLRERQERLKARLEQLKRL is encoded by the exons ATGTTGCAGGCTTGTTCTCCACCGCACGACTGGCTCTGCGACTCCGAGCCGCTGCTGTTTGATGACGAGTTTTGCCTGAGTCTCATGAAGGACTTGCAGTCCATCCCCACGCCGCCTCAGTCCCCACCGATGAAAGCCGGGCTCGCAAAGAATTTATCGACGGTGGATCAGCTGGAGTTAGTATCTGAACTTTTAATAGAAGACAGCGACTTTCTCCAACTGGACTGGAACTTTACCGGCAGCGGTTCTGCAGCGGATTCGGATCCGCTCTCGGAAGACTGCCTGTGGCAAAGCGACAAACCGAACGAGGATAAACTCTCCGCGGTGCTCTCCACAAGTCCCTTGCTCTCCGATATTGACACTGAGATTTTTGCCGAAATCGTCGGCTCTACGCTGGACTGCCACAGTGTGGCGCTCGCTTGTCAGGCTCTGGAGAGCGAGGACTTACCGCTGGACAGCCAGGAGCAGATCGAGTCCACGTCTGATTATGGCTCACTGTCCACTGAAGGAGAATCATCCACAAGCGATTCTG AGGAGGAGATTGACGTTGTGACTGTCCGGCGGTCGAACACGCGTTCCCAGCACCAGCAGCAGCTGGAGGACAGTCGGCGCGAGCAACAGCGTGCTTTGAAGCGCTGTCACTTTGAAATCCAACAACAGCACAACTATGCTGCCCCAAGGCCCGCCTCTCCTCCGCCCCCTCCCTCCCCTCTCAAACGCTCCCGAGGGTCCGGAGACTCCCACCGAAGCGCTCAGAGTACGGGACGCTCTCGCAGTCTGGCCTCCCGACAGGGGGTGGACACTGAGGACGAGGAAGAGAGACGGAGGACTCACAACGTGATGGAGAGACAAAGGCGCAACGAGTTAAAGAACTGCTTCCTTAGGCTACGGGACAACGTCCCTGAACTGTCCAATAACGACAAGGCATCCAAGGTGGTGATTTTAAAGCGGGCTAAAGAAAGCATCAGAAATCTGGAAGCAGACAACCAGAGACTaaagcagaagagagagaaactTCGAGAACGACAAGAACGTCTGAAAGCAAGACTGGAGCAGCTCAAGAGGTTGTGA